A window of the Acidobacteriota bacterium genome harbors these coding sequences:
- a CDS encoding ribose-phosphate pyrophosphokinase gives MATVGTATTEKKPQATQPKGERKPQRARHDDKFKIFCGTANEPLADEVCAFLGMPRSHAELKRFSDGEVYLQIMENVRGADVFVVQPTCFPVDQHLMELLLMIDALKRASARRITCVIPYYGYARQDRKDKPRVPVSSKLVADLLTTAGADRALIVDLHAPQIQGFFNIPVDHLFASPVLVGYVKEQKLADLTVVSPDAGGVERARFFAKKVEAPLAIVDKRRTDVNVAEVMHVIGDVQGRTALILDDIIDTAGTLVKTAEALLDAGAARVYACATHAVLSGPAIERISKSRIEQVIVTNTIPLTEAAKNERKIKVLSIAGLVARAIQSIHEETSISTLFA, from the coding sequence ATGGCGACCGTAGGGACCGCGACGACGGAAAAAAAGCCGCAAGCGACGCAGCCCAAGGGCGAGCGCAAGCCGCAGCGCGCCCGCCACGACGATAAGTTCAAGATCTTCTGCGGCACGGCCAACGAGCCGCTGGCCGACGAGGTCTGCGCCTTCCTCGGCATGCCACGCTCGCACGCCGAACTCAAGCGTTTCTCCGATGGCGAGGTCTACCTGCAGATCATGGAGAACGTGCGCGGCGCCGACGTGTTCGTGGTGCAGCCCACGTGCTTCCCGGTGGACCAGCACCTGATGGAGCTGCTGCTGATGATCGACGCGCTCAAGCGCGCCAGCGCCCGGCGCATCACCTGCGTCATCCCGTATTACGGTTACGCGCGCCAGGACCGCAAAGACAAGCCGCGCGTCCCGGTATCGTCGAAGCTGGTGGCCGACCTGCTGACCACGGCGGGCGCCGACCGCGCACTCATCGTCGACCTGCACGCGCCGCAGATCCAGGGCTTCTTCAATATCCCGGTGGACCATCTGTTCGCCTCGCCGGTGCTGGTGGGCTACGTGAAAGAGCAGAAGCTGGCCGACCTGACCGTGGTCTCGCCGGACGCGGGCGGCGTGGAGCGCGCGCGTTTCTTTGCCAAGAAAGTGGAAGCGCCGCTGGCCATCGTGGATAAACGCCGCACCGACGTGAACGTGGCCGAGGTGATGCACGTGATCGGCGACGTGCAAGGCCGCACCGCGCTCATCCTCGACGACATCATCGATACCGCCGGAACGCTGGTAAAGACGGCGGAGGCGCTGCTCGACGCGGGCGCGGCGCGCGTGTATGCGTGCGCCACCCACGCGGTGCTTTCCGGGCCGGCCATCGAGCGTATCTCGAAGTCGCGCATCGAGCAGGTGATCGTGACCAACACCATCCCGCTGACCGAGGCGGCCAAGAACGAGAGAAAGATCAAGGTGCTATCGATCGCCGGGCTGGTGGCGCGCGCGATCCAGAGCATCCATGAAGAGACCTCGATCAGCACGTTGTTCGCCTAA
- the ispE gene encoding 4-(cytidine 5'-diphospho)-2-C-methyl-D-erythritol kinase, translated as MALAVHSFAKINLGLRIGPRRGDGFHELRTVYQTIALHDTIKIDVKPGMGIEVRSKDARVPQDESNTCYRMAERVLKALKLRKKVTLYIEKRLPIEGGVGGASSNAVATLLGLERALKVKIDSEEKLRLAQETGSDCPLFLVGGTVLGLGRGEDVYPLPDLPALDCVLVAPDVGVSTPRAFADWDKLTASDHSDTMNGFSRSVWSWLCGSTTGVPARSGDRAEALLLDLVRAGIENDFERVVFPQHSELREVKRALERAGASFASLSGSGSSLFGLFPSSAGAEKAAKKLSADGLRAMATRTLPRNVYWKNLWG; from the coding sequence ATGGCGCTAGCCGTCCACTCGTTCGCGAAGATCAACCTCGGATTGCGCATCGGACCGCGCCGCGGCGACGGCTTCCACGAACTGCGTACCGTCTACCAGACGATCGCCCTGCACGACACCATCAAGATCGACGTAAAACCCGGCATGGGCATCGAAGTGCGCTCGAAAGACGCGCGCGTCCCGCAGGACGAGTCGAACACCTGCTATCGCATGGCCGAGCGGGTGCTCAAGGCGCTGAAGTTGCGGAAAAAGGTGACGCTGTACATCGAGAAGCGGTTGCCGATCGAGGGTGGTGTGGGCGGCGCGTCGTCGAATGCGGTGGCGACCTTGCTGGGACTGGAACGCGCGCTCAAGGTGAAGATCGACTCCGAAGAAAAGCTGCGCCTGGCCCAGGAGACCGGCTCCGACTGCCCATTATTCCTAGTCGGCGGGACGGTGCTTGGGCTCGGCCGCGGCGAAGATGTCTATCCCTTGCCGGACTTGCCGGCGCTCGATTGCGTGCTGGTGGCGCCCGATGTGGGGGTATCCACGCCGCGGGCGTTCGCCGACTGGGACAAATTGACGGCCTCGGATCACTCCGATACAATGAATGGGTTCAGTCGCTCCGTTTGGAGTTGGCTGTGTGGTTCCACAACCGGTGTTCCCGCCAGGAGCGGGGACCGGGCCGAGGCACTGCTTCTCGACCTTGTCCGTGCCGGGATAGAGAACGACTTCGAACGCGTTGTCTTTCCCCAGCATTCTGAATTACGAGAAGTGAAGCGGGCCTTGGAGCGCGCGGGCGCGAGTTTTGCCTCGCTCTCAGGTTCCGGCTCGTCGCTTTTCGGGCTGTTCCCGTCGAGCGCCGGGGCCGAAAAGGCCGCTAAAAAGCTTTCGGCCGACGGCCTGCGAGCCATGGCCACGCGCACGCTGCCGCGCAATGTGTATTGGAAGAACCTATGGGGCTAG